The window ATTTTTGCAATCCAGAACCACAGCGACGCGGCTAAGAAGTGCCTGATGGGCCTTCATGCGCTGCAGCACCGCGGTCAGGAGTCATTTGGCATTGTTACATCGTCTAACAATGGGGAGTTCGCTGTGTATCACAGCAGTGAACACGTGAGTAGCATATTCGAAAAGCCGGAGGCACACTCGTTACGGGGCAATCTGTCAGTCGGGCATGTAAGATATTCCACCAGCGGCAGTAAACCGGGAGCGCAGCCAATAGTGGTAGACTGCAAGTTCGGCAAATTGGCGATCGCACACAACGGGAACCTAACTAACGCCGATAGCCTGCGTAGGCAGTTAGTCGACAAGGGGTGCATGTTTTTGTCAGACATCGATACGGAGGTCATTGCCCACTTAATAGCAACAAGCCCGTCTGATTCTTTTATCGATTGCGTCATCTCCGCCGTGAAAGAGGTTAAGGGCGCGTATTCTCTGGTCATGATGACAAACAACACCCTGGTCGGGGTGAGAGACGCTGCCGGTATACGGCCGTTGGTGCTTGGCATTGTGGATGGGGCATATGTCATGGCATCAGAAACTTGCGCACTTGACATAGTAAAGGCAGAGTTTGTCAGAGATATACAACCCGGAGAACTGGTGGTAATCAGCCAGTCAAATGAGTTGACCAGCATGTATCCGTTTCCGCCGTTGAAGCGCAGTTTCTGCATTTTTG of the Anaplasma centrale str. Israel genome contains:
- the purF gene encoding amidophosphoribosyltransferase, with the translated sequence MPLASVHEECGIFAIQNHSDAAKKCLMGLHALQHRGQESFGIVTSSNNGEFAVYHSSEHVSSIFEKPEAHSLRGNLSVGHVRYSTSGSKPGAQPIVVDCKFGKLAIAHNGNLTNADSLRRQLVDKGCMFLSDIDTEVIAHLIATSPSDSFIDCVISAVKEVKGAYSLVMMTNNTLVGVRDAAGIRPLVLGIVDGAYVMASETCALDIVKAEFVRDIQPGELVVISQSNELTSMYPFPPLKRSFCIFEYIYFARPDSVVDNIPVYEARKNIGAELAVESPPPDNVDMVVPVPDSGIPAAMGYAAKSGVPFEFGIVRNHYVGRTFIQPTDGGRRMGVELKHNANSSVLRGKNIVLVDDSIVRGTTLREVIELLRRAGTKAIHLRISSPPTLHSCFYGIDTPERSKLVANRLSLQELNTMLQCDSIAFISIDGLYKAVCGSPRNNSSPQYCDACFTGMYPVGEMEQH